The Pectinophora gossypiella chromosome 10, ilPecGoss1.1, whole genome shotgun sequence genome contains a region encoding:
- the LOC126370236 gene encoding phenylalanine--tRNA ligase alpha subunit — MELTERILHYLDKTDKVETLVLAREFNEDHQKIVGAVKSLEALDMVISEAVKSTKWDLTEEGQLVAEKGSHEAVLYRSVPDAGITQAELMKSGPNAKVGFSKAMSAGWIQIEKSGGAPIVKKKVDTITDTVQDHLNEIKKGIDNLTTNVRNDYKKRKLVQEITIKSFILTKGPQFSTTIKKLETDLTSEMLLTGSWKTLQFKPYNFDALGQPPESGHLHPLLKVRSEFREIFLEMGFKEMPTNLYVESSFWNFDALFQPQQHPARDAHDTFFVSSPASSTEFPMDYLERVKKVHSEGGYGSLGYRYDWKIEEAQKNLLRTHTTAVSARMLYHLAQQKEFTPQKYFSIDKVFRNETLDATHLAEFHQVEGVVAGRGLALADLISVLDQFFQRLGFTRLQFKPAYNPYTEPSMEIFAYHTGLGKWIEIGNSGLFRPELLLPMGLPPDVNVIAWGLSLERPTMIKYGLNNIRDLVGPKVDLQMVENNPICRLDK; from the exons atggaaTTAACCGAAAGGATTTTGCATTACTTAGACAAAACTGATAAAGTGGAAACTTTAGTGCTGGCGAGAGAATTCAATGAAGACCATCAGAAAATAGTAGGGGCGGTGAAAAGTTTGGAGGCCCTGGACATGGTAATATCGGAAGCCgtaaaaagtacaaaatgggACCTTACGGAGGAAGGACAGTTGGTGGCAGAGAAGGGCAGCCATGAAGCAGTGTTATACAGGAGCGTGCCTGATGCTGGGATAACACAGGCCGAACTTATGAAG tcTGGACCGAATGCAAAAGTTGGCTTCAGTAAAGCAATGTCAGCAGGATGGATCCAAATAGAGAAATCAGGGGGAGCACCTATTGTCAAGAAGAAAGTTGACACCATCACAGATACTGTACAAGATCAccttaatgaaataaaaaaaggcATAGACAACTTAACAACGAATGTGCGTAATGATTACAAAAAACGGAAGTTggtacaagaaataacaatcAAAAGCTTCATCTTAACGAAAGGGCCACAATTCTCCACGACAATCAAGAAACTAGAAACCGATTTAACAAGTGAAATGTTGTTGACAGGGTCATGGAAGACTTTGCAATTCAAACCTTATAACTTTGATGCATTAg GACAACCACCAGAGAGTGGTCACCTGCACCCACTTCTGAAAGTCCGTTCGGAGTTCAGGGAGATCTTCTTAGAGATGGGTTTCAAGGAGATGCCAACAAATTTGTATGTGGAGAGCTCTTTCTGGAACTTCGATGCTCTGTTCCAGCCGCAACAGCACCCAGCCCGGGATGCACACGACACATTCTTCGTTTCCTCTCCAGCTAGTAGTACGGAGTTCCCCATGGATTACCTAGAGAGAGTCAAGAAGGTTCACAGTGAAGGTGGTTACGGTTCTCTG GGTTACCGGTATGACTGGAAGATCGAAGAGGCGCAGAAGAACCTCCTGCGCACGCACACCACGGCCGTCAGCGCCCGCATGCTGTACCACCTCGCGCAGCAGAAGGAGTTCACGCCGCAGAAGTATTTCAGTATAGACAAG GTGTTCCGCAACGAGACGCTGGACGCGACGCACCTGGCTGAGTTCCACCAGGTGGAGGGCGTGGTGGCGGGCCGCGGGCTGGCGCTGGCCGACCTCATCAGCGTGCTGGACCAGTTCTTCCAGCGGCTCGGCTTCACGCGCCTGCAGTTCAAGCCGGCCTACAACCCCTACACGGAGCCTAGCATGGAGATCTTCGCTTATCACACTG GTCTGGGCAAGTGGATCGAGATCGGCAACTCGGGACTGTTCCGTCCAGAGCTGCTGCTCCCCATGGGCCTGCCCCCAGACGTGAACGTGATCGCGTGGGGCCTCTCTCTGGAACGCCCCACCATGATCAAATACGGTCTCAACAACATACGCGACCTTGTAGGACCCAAAGTTGACCTGCAAATGGTCGAAAACAACCCCATTTGTAGGCTCGATAAGTAA
- the LOC126370281 gene encoding glutamate dehydrogenase, mitochondrial-like, which translates to MSVRGYEVPADLQKVASDPDPSFYRMVEYYYHYAVSVCEPALVEYLKKHTHMSDKKRQQRVSGILKVMGSCNSSLQFEYPLQRKNGEYQIIEAYRSQHSVHRLPCKGGIRFSTAVDLSEVKALAALMTYKNACSNIPFGGSKGGICIDPKNFSVAELQRITRRYTLELAKKNYIGAGIDVPAPDVNTSGREMSWIVDTYIKTLGYNDLNAAACVTGKPINGGGIHGRVPATGRGVFMTISVFIHDEYFMKLISLEPGFKNKTAVVEGFGNVGSYAAVYLQQEGVKIIGVLEYDCTLCNNDGIDIKGLQKYKHDNKGSAKGFPGAKECNKDIILSKYDILVVAAMEKTLTADIAKSLQCKIVAEGANGPTVPAADKVLQGKNILVLPDLLANAGGVTVSYFEFLKNLNHVSFGKLSIKFWRDSNTALLDSVEKSLKASKIDARIAPTPMFQSMMSGASEKHIVNSGLEYSMTKACHNVMRACKEHKLGVDLRTSAYITAIEKIFTTYDEQGLAF; encoded by the exons ATGTCAGTGAGGGGGTACGAAGTCCCTGCTGACCTACAGAAGGTTGCCTCTGACCCCGACCCGAGTTTCTATAGAATGGTGGAGTATTACTATCACTATGCCGTGTCGGTGTGCGAACCCGCGCTTGTAGAATACTTAAAGAAACACACCCATATGTCTGACAAGAAGCGGCAGCAGAGGGTGTCCGGAATTTTGAAG GTGATGGGATCCTGCAACAGTTCTCTCCAGTTCGAATATCCTCTACAGCGTAAGAATGGCGAATATCAGATAATCGAGGCCTACCGCTCGCAACACAGCGTTCACAGGCTGCCTTGTAAAGGGG GCATCAGATTCTCGACCGCGGTGGACCTTAGCGAGGTGAAAGCTCTGGCTGCGCTAATGACGTACAAGAATGCCTGTTCCAACATCCCCTTCGGAGGGTCCAAAGGAG GCATATGCATCGATCCGAAGAATTTCTCAGTGGCTGAGCTGCAGCGGATCACACGACGATACACTTTGGAACTTGCCAAGAAGAACTATATAG GAGCGGGCATAGATGTACCAGCGCCCGACGTGAACACTTCTGGTCGCGAGATGTCTTGGATTGTGGATACCTACATCAAGACTTTAG GATACAATGACCTGAATGCTGCGGCGTGCGTGACGGGCAAGCCGATCAACGGCGGCGGCATCCACGGCCGCGTGCCGGCCACCGGCCGCGGCGTCTTCATGACCATCAGCGTGTTCATACACGATGAATACTTCATGAAACTTATTTCACTGGAGCCTGGATTTAAG AATAAGACGGCTGTGGTGGAAGGATTCGGCAACGTGGGCAGCTACGCAGCCGTGTACCTGCAGCAGGAGGGCGTCAAGATCATCGGCGTCCTGGAGTACGACTGCACCCTGTGCAACAACGACGGCATCGACATCAAG GGTTTGCAGAAATACAAACACGATAACAAAGGCAGCGCCAAGGGTTTCCCTGGCGCTAAAGAGTGTAACAAGGATATCATACTCTCGAAATATGACATCTTAGTCGTCGCCGCTATGGAGAAGACCTTGACTGCCGACATCGCCAAAAGTCTCCAATGCAag ATAGTGGCGGAAGGCGCCAACGGGCCGACTGTGCCCGCGGCCGACAAGGTGCTGCAAGGCAAGAACATCCTGGTGTTGCCCGACCTGCTGGCCAACGCGGGCGGCGTCACCGTCTCCTACTTCGAGTTCCTAAAGAACCTCAACCACGTTAGCTTCGGGAAGCTCAGCATCAAGTTCTGGAGAGATTCCAATACAGCTCTTCTAG ACTCTGTAGAGAAGTCGCTGAAGGCATCGAAAATTGACGCTCGCATCGCTCCAACCCCCATGTTCCAGTCGATGATGTCTGGAGCCAGTGAGAAGCACATCGTCAACTCTGGCTTGGAGTACTCCATGACGAAAGCTTGTCAT AACGTGATGCGTGCATGCAAAGAGCACAAGCTTGGGGTCGACCTGCGGACGTCGGCATACATCACCGCCATAGAGAAGATATTCACCACGTACGACGAACAGGGCCTGGCGTTCTAA
- the LOC126370363 gene encoding glutamate dehydrogenase, mitochondrial-like, which yields MGILTRVCCRSGLLKNIGLGTTRLSVRGYEMPAHLKEVGTAEDPSFYKMVEYYYHNAVCVCEPALIEYLKKHTHLSDKKQQQRVAGILKVMGSCNSSIQFEFPLRRKNGDYEIISAYRSQHSVHRLPCKGGIRYSTQVDLGEVRALAALMTYKCACTNVPFGGAKGGVAIDPKTYTVAELQRITRRYTLELAKKNYIGAGIDVPAPDINTSGREMSWIVDTYIKTLGSGDINAAACVTGKPINGGGIHGRVPATGRGVFMTISVFIHDEYFMKLIGLEPGFKDKTAVIEGYGNVGSYAAIYLQQHGVKVVAVCEYDCALCNPDGIDTKCLLDYKESNKGSIKGYSGAKECSKDIIYSKYDILVVAAIEKTIKTDVANKLNCKIIAEGANGPTIPAADKILHKKNILVIPDLLANAGGVTVSYFEYLKNINHVSFGKLSIKFWRDSNTALLDSVEKSLKAANIDAHIEPTPKFHSMMCGANEKHIVNSGLEYSMTKACHNVMRACKEHKLGIDLRTSAYITAIEKIFTTYDEMGLAF from the exons ATGGGTATTTTAACAAGAGTTTGTTGTAGAAGTGGTTTGCTAAAAAACATAGGGCTAGGCACCACAAGATTGTCCGTGAGAGGGTACGAAATGCCTGCTCACTTGAAGGAGGTGGGTACGGCCGAAGACCCCAGTTTCTACAAGATGGTGGAGTATTACTATCACAACgccgtctgtgtgtgtgagccTGCCTTAATCGAGTATCTGAAGAAGCACACCCACTTGTCTGACAAGAAGCAGCAGCAAAGAGTCGCCGGGATTTTGAAG GTGATGGGATCCTGCAACAGCTCGATTCAGTTCGAGTTTCCCCTGCGACGTAAGAACGGTGACTACGAGATAATTAGCGCTTACCGCTCGCAACACAGCGTCCACCGGCTACCTTGCAAAGGGG GGATCAGATATTCGACTCAAGTGGACCTGGGCGAGGTGAGAGCTTTGGCCGCGCTGATGACGTACAAGTGTGCCTGCACCAACGTGCCTTTTGGAGGAGCCAAAGGAG GTGTAGCAATTGATCCAAAGACATATACAGTGGCAGAGCTGCAGAGAATCACACGACGTTACACTTTGGAACTTGCGAAGAAGAACTACATAG GAGCCGGTATTGACGTCCCAGCCCCCGACATTAACACTTCTGGTCGCGAGATGTCCTGGATTGTTGATACCTACATCAAAACATTAG GGTCTGGCGACATAAACGCTGCGGCGTGCGTGACGGGCAAGCCGATCAACGGCGGCGGCATCCACGGCCGCGTGCCGGCCACCGGCCGCGGCGTCTTCATGACCATCAGCGTGTTCATACACGATGAATACTTCATGAAGCTCATCGGACTCGAGCCTGGCTTTAAG GATAAGACGGCTGTGATCGAAGGGTACGGTAACGTGGGCAGTTACGCGGCCATCTACCTGCAGCAGCACGGGGTGAAGGTGGTCGCTGTCTGCGAGTATGACTGCGCCCTGTGCAACCCTGACGGCATTGACACCAAG TGTCTGCTGGATTACAAAGAATCCAACAAGGGCAGCATCAAGGGCTACTCGGGCGCGAAGGAGTGCAGCAAGGACATCATATATTCCAAATATGATATCCTGGTGGTCGCCGCTATTGAGAAGACTATAAAAACCGACGTTGCCAATAAACTGAACTGCAAG ATTATAGCGGAAGGAGCCAACGGCCCGACTATCCCGGCAGCAGATAAGATCCTCCATAAGAAGAACATCCTAGTGATCCCTGACCTGCTAGCCAACGCTGGCGGCGTCACCGTCTCCTACTTCGAATACTTGAAGAACATAAACCACGTCAGCTTCGGAAAGCTCAGCATCAAGTTCTGGAGGGACTCCAACACTGCTCTTTTGG ACTCTGTGGAGAAGTCGCTGAAGGCTGCGAATATCGACGCCCACATCGAACCAACCCCAAAGTTCCACTCAATGATGTGCGGCGCCAATGAGAAGCACATCGTCAATTCTGGCTTGGAATATTCCATGACGAAAGCTTGTCAT AATGTGATGCGTGCGTGCAAAGAGCACAAGCTGGGTATCGACCTGCGGACGTCAGCATACATCACTGCCATAGAGAAGATATTTACCACGTACGACGAAATGGGGCTGGCATTCTAA